From Punica granatum isolate Tunisia-2019 chromosome 1, ASM765513v2, whole genome shotgun sequence:
ATCGCAGTTACCGAATGCACCTGGAATTAGACCACCAGTTTTGCCAAGACCACCTCCTGGTGCACAAGGTAACCCTTCTTGTTTGCGATTTGTGAGTTAGATAGATATGTGCATTGGAGATGCAGCCACCTGATTTTAGTCGCGTTTATGGCTTCTGATGCCTTCATTTATGCTTATAATTGCCTTTTTGTCCCTAATAGATCTGCTCATAATTGCCTGGAAGTGTCTACTTGCCATATTTGTTTATGCCTAGCCTCAAAATGTTCCTTCTCTACTGATTGTCCATTTAGGATGGTACTGTTTGTAAGAACCTTCTCATTGAAATATCTGCCAAGCCTTATCCTTGGGAGTCAGCGGTTATAGTTTGTAAACGTTTAACTGTCATGCTTGCTTTTTGTTATCTGATAATTTTGATTCAAAAGTTGTTTTACTTCTTACGGAGACTTGATTCTGTTTCTTAGTTGCATTTGCTGTGCCTGCTATGTCTGATCTGATCCCTTTCGATGGCCAGTGCTTTCTTTTGCAAGAAACAAATATCATGAGCATGACCAATGATATCAATTGGTTTTTCTATGTGCACCTAACAAGTGATAGAGATAGCCTTCTAACTTCATATTTTCTTATCATGTTATTAGGTTATGGCCATCTAAATATGCCACCTATGATGGCACCGCCTGGTGCCCCTGGCTTTCCTCAAATGAATGGTTTGCCTAGGCCTCCTACGTTGAACATTCCACCTACAGCTCCTGGGAGCTCGGGGACTCCAACTTCAGGAAGTGCTCCTCTGATGGTTCCACCTCCGGCTTATCAACCTAATCCAGCTGCACCACCAAGTGGAGGCTTCGACAGCTTAAATGCGAACCCCAAGGCACCAGATACCGATCATTAGCTTTGTTCTGCAGGTTTGTCCTGTCATTggagaatattttttttaacagtTTCATGTTGCTTTTGTTGAAGTTTTGTCTCGACAATATTCAGAATGCCTGAGTTATAGATGACGGTCGTAACAGTCAATGGAAGATGTCAGCTCAGCTGTAGTGATAAACTgcggaaaagtaaaataattgaGGGTGAGTGTAGGAAGAAACTGGAAAGTAGTGTATGGGTATACTCTCCTAGGCTTCACAATTGACGGTGGACTTCCATTGCTATTGTTAAATAATCATTCATAACACTATATATCTAGACTAGGATATATGAAGACTTGATGTCAGAGTATTTCTCTTCATAACACTATATATCTAGACTAGGATATATGAAGACTTAATGTCGGAATATTTCTCTGGTTTGGATAGTCATAACATAGCAGTTCTCAAATATAACACGCTACTGGTCAATTTCAATCTGTGACCTTCAGGTGGCGTTGAAGATTTGGCTAGACATCTGAGTGAACAATTCCGTCCAAAGAAACCCTCGGAAACAACGCGATACTCCCGTGAAACGCATGGAAAGATATCATGTCAGGTCGACCTCTATAATGGATAAAGGCTTGAACTGTACCAGTGACACAAGCCTTGTGTTGTGCCTCTGCCTGCGACTTATCTATTTAGTCTTATGTAAGTAGCAACAATTCACTTCATTCGATAAGGTAGCGCATCCTCTTTCTAAAGGGTGGGAGCATACATTGCTCTGACCATTTGCCACATCTAAGGGAATTTCTGTTAAGCATCATGCCAGGCAAACAAAGTAGAAGAAAAAATCAGCTAGGTCTTGGAGGTCGATATTGATTTGAATGTTGCAAGATAGAAATCAGTGCCCAGTGACTCTGAAGATCAATGCCTCTTTCGATGATGCAACTTATCATGGCAATAACCGTGGGGTACCCGTTTGAGCAAGCGTTGCTTGTAACGAGGCAAAATTAATGGGTCCGGAACATTCTAATTCTTCCATTTGAAAATGGACAATAACAGTCAGTTTAATTTGCCcgagaaatatatatgttgggGACCTTTTCAGGGTAGTGGTTCTCAGCTTTGTAGCCCATGCTATTACGAGGATAAATAGGGAGATAGAGAGCGGGGATGCGGATCAAATCGTTGAggcaattttgaaaataaataaataaatattgggATAGAAAACAAAGAATAATCCTATAATGGAGTAAGATGGCACAGTGTTCGATAATTGTTTTTATCAAGGGTATTATAGAATTTTGCACGtaagaaaaattgatttttacgTGTAACGGTATAAATATCCTTATTTTGATAGGTTATTTAACGAGCTGAGATAGTCATCTCAACCACCTAGACGTCAATGTCTTTATCAAGATTTATTGTCTTTGGagacctttcttttttttttccctatcaATCTAAGCGATCCGTGAttaatctataaaaaaaaaaactatggaAAAAAGTTATCAGTGATTAGTTACACAAGGTAGTCATTATAATGGTGACttaaagttcaaatttttaagGAAATTTGTAGTTTTCGtattgttttaaaatttatatggtCGTGTGTTATTGAAATGCTAGAATAATAACAGTaaaaatttgatgtaaaataACGAAGTCCCATACTAACAAAGATATGATATGACCCTAaaatcttctcttttttttggctgaaacAAAGCATATGTTGGTAACgatttataattgaaatgGTCAAATAGCAGCGATGGTCCTTCAATTCAAAGTTTAACTTTGGGATTTcaatcctttctttttttcttccattaatttgatttgataagTTTTAATCTATCATCTTTAAAAGAAAGGTTGCATTGTCCCTCCAGCGAAAATTGCAACCAACATTCCCTACATGTTCGATAACCGACATAATATCAATTACTGAAAGAATGGTATATGTACAAAAATTGAGACGATAGAAACCTTGGTTGAGATtcagcccaaaaaaaaaaaaacaaaagaaaagaaacctCTGTTGCGACCAAAGAGCGCCGACCATGTGATCTTCGATGAGCGAAATTGCATATTAAGTCCCAAGATCCAAACCGAACTCCGGGTAACTTAAGGGCAAGGGAATGACAATGGAAACTAAATGCCAAGGTCAAAAAGACCTCTAACCTAATTAAGTGATCAATGCTGCCTCCTCCCAAGTCTTACGGGCAAAATGCGGCATTCATTTTTGTTTGTATGATACCGATGACTCGATCTCCAGTTGGCCCAAATCGGTTGGTCGCAAGAATTCTTCTCATGTGATTCAAATTACGTATCTGCCTTGGAATAAACTATCGAGTCTTTGATGACCCGAGCAAGACCATAAAACGAAGCTTCTTGAACTTATTAGTTGAGGTTCGTTCTATCATTGTACTACAAGGGATAGGAGGAGGAAATATAAGGTAGCGTTTGGATTGTGAGCTTTGCTCAACTCAACCCAATCATGTTTGCTACCGACAGAAATATAAGTCAGCGTTTTCAAAGCACTGGGTCCCACAAGCACAACGGTAGGTCTCAGGACAACTTGTCCACAGAAGACCGTTCCAAGACACAGAATACCGACAAAATCCTTTCGCTCCTCCTCCTTCATCTTTTTCAGTAGGGTTTGCAGACGATTCGAAAATTGCCTGCAGGAATCTCAAAGCGAGGGCTCCAACGGCCGATTGGTGAGTGGGTTCTGTCCATTTCATGAATTACCCCCACGATTTTCCGTCAATTCCATCGATTCCTCACTGCGTTGCTGTCAATTTCGCAAATTGAACAGAACTGTGCGTTCGTGACGAGCTGCGGGCAAAGGAGCTGCGGAACACAGTGAAAAGGGGAAATTCCAAAGGAGTTATTCGCGGAAAACTGTGTTGTGGCACGCGTTGTCTAATCTTCTATTGTAGGGGCCCCCTTCCGACAGCGTTTTCAAAGGACGACTCTGCTCCTTTAAGAAGCGGTGGACTGGATTCACTCTCAGCATTCGCATTTCAGGTAATTTTCCGTCGATGTCTGTCTCCTTTTGTGCTTGTCGTTTGAAGATTTCTGCGATTTTTCTTCGATTGACTTTGTTGTTTGACGCTCTGATGTGATGAGATTATTCATTGAATGGCCTGAAAGTTCAATTCCAACTCTGTTTGCAAGTTTTCCTGTCATGTCTGTGGTCGTGAGTGCTCTTGCGTGTGATAGAACTTGCTAAAACATCAATGACCTATTACTGATTTTGTTGTGAAATTGTTTCTGTAATTGATGAACTTGTTTTGCCTCTTATTTGTCCGAATGCAAAGATGCACCTACTGCTGCACATCATGGCTCAGTGTCAACTTAGGAACTGAAACCTCTGATTGCGTTTCCTGACTGAACTTATACAGCTTGGTAAATACAGGATGAACTCTCATTTCTTGTGTCTCGTATTTGTCCTACTCATTGGAAGATTGTTGCTTGTGCATACTGTTACACACTGCTGAATTGAAGATTTTGTTAATTGTTTCTGTCATTCATTACCTTCTGCCTCTTCTTTATCCGAATGAAATCTATTGTCTATGCGAAAAGATGCACCTACTGCATGCATCATGGTTAGTTTCAATTTGTTTAGTTTGGCTTGTGATTTCTTTTCCTCTCAATGACATTCAGATTGCTAAATCCTTGATgatgttgttttgttttgttgcgGAATTGTCCTCGTAGAGAAGTCTGTTGCGTGTCTTCGAACATACTGctgcacatttattttgccTTTATGATCAGTTTGAAATTGTTTAGTCACGACTGTGCTTTGCCTTTGTTCTGAGTATTGattattttgttgtgaaatTTACCTGCTATACAAGTTCGTTGCTTGTCTTAGCAGCTGCTGCATGGGCAACTTTATAACACCGCAAATTGTCTTTGCTGGTTTTTGCATTATCTTTACTTGGAAAGGTCAGTTTGTCTATCATTCATTATGTTTTCCCTTGTCTTTGTGGAAGTTTTGCTCCAGTCATTACATGCATCATGGCTCCAAAGGGGGAAAATATCATCGAATGGAGTGATGAAATGGACTTGGCTTTCCTAAACGTAATGCTTGAGAAGCAGAGAAGAACACACACTACAACATGGAAGACCAGTGCTTGGAAAGAGATCACAGCTAAAATGATGAATTTATTTCCGGATAAGCAACTGTTTTTGCATAAGGTTAAGGACAAGTATCAAAGAATGAAGACAAATTTCACCCGCTTTTTTGAAATAGTGAAGCATACAGGCGTCGGGTGGGATGCAGACACAAACACCGTCACAGCCGACTCTGATGTTTGGGATATGTTTATAAAGGTaaatgcatttacttttttgctaAACGGCTACTATTGTTGTTTTGAATGACTTGTCAATGATCTCCTTCAAGCAATGTTGTGCTTCTTTGTAAAGAAGAACAGGGCGTACAAGACTTTCCGGAGCAAGGGCTGCAAGTACTACGATTTGCAGAAGCAACTGTTCAGTTCTTCCGTGGCTACCGGTGCTCTTCGCATATCCTCGACCGATCCACCTCCAACTTTAGAAGAAGAACGCCGG
This genomic window contains:
- the LOC116192952 gene encoding U1 small nuclear ribonucleoprotein C yields the protein MPRYYCDYCDTYLTHDSPSVRKQHNAGYKHKANVRLYYQQFEEQQTQSLIDQRIKEHLGQTAAFQQVGAAYNQHLMGQRPHMPILPTPVMPMGSQLPNAPGIRPPVLPRPPPGAQGYGHLNMPPMMAPPGAPGFPQMNGLPRPPTLNIPPTAPGSSGTPTSGSAPLMVPPPAYQPNPAAPPSGGFDSLNANPKAPDTDH
- the LOC116197993 gene encoding uncharacterized protein At2g29880-like isoform X1, whose product is MAPKGENIIEWSDEMDLAFLNVMLEKQRRTHTTTWKTSAWKEITAKMMNLFPDKQLFLHKVKDKYQRMKTNFTRFFEIVKHTGVGWDADTNTVTADSDVWDMFIKKNRAYKTFRSKGCKYYDLQKQLFSSSVATGALRISSTDPPPTLEEERRLNEEFLSRGKGKQKQHIDLEEDSDESDDPAHVAQPILTESRRRVPKRSQSKSSQMQECMDIFRESFTKNQQDTTSSAKKSKSVSSPEKPEKNSIEEALNELAKLESRIPKSLFVKAGKTLLDPGSQRLFMWFKEESRMEWILQLDHP
- the LOC116197993 gene encoding uncharacterized protein LOC116197993 isoform X2; translation: MAPKGENIIEWSDEMDLAFLNVMLEKQRRTHTTTWKTSAWKEITAKMMNLFPDKQLFLHKVKDKYQRMKTNFTRFFEIVKHTGVGWDADTNTVTADSDVWDMFIKNRAYKTFRSKGCKYYDLQKQLFSSSVATGALRISSTDPPPTLEEERRLNEEFLSRGKGKQKQHIDLEEDSDESDDPAHVAQPILTESRRRVPKRSQSKSSQMQECMDIFRESFTKNQQDTTSSAKKSKSVSSPEKPEKNSIEEALNELAKLESRIPKSLFVKAGKTLLDPGSQRLFMWFKEESRMEWILQLDHP